The Populus trichocarpa isolate Nisqually-1 chromosome 2, P.trichocarpa_v4.1, whole genome shotgun sequence genome has a window encoding:
- the LOC7480698 gene encoding uncharacterized protein LOC7480698 isoform X2 codes for MGTLLENRQRHVSIGQDQLNLDPSFGTYVRAGESDRAKRMKEDSLLLLRGFDSISQNLSQLSNNLDNALQGARHLAEPPTLREIFHSVLEDSEIKREDEEKLQNEEEGKKVLKRKFDPDDRSEDQENDFHKGNEQCLENKRLKRAKNLAVSMATKAAALARELKSIRSDLCFMQERCALLEEENRRIRDGFCEGTRPEEDDLMRLQMEALLAEKSRLANENANLKRENQCLHQLVEYHQITTQDLSASYEQVIRGMCLDFSSPSSSIMEDNEDDCEIAKTPQKNVFGFATSIDESCYEGGDE; via the exons ATGGGCACGCTTCTTGAGAATCGGCAACGCCATGTCTCAATTGGTCAAGATCAGCTCAATCTTGATCCTTCTTTTGGCACATATGTG agAGCAGGTGAATCAGATCGAGCTAAGAGAATGAAGGAAGATTCGTTGCTTCTCCTAAGAGGGTTCGACTCCATTTCTCAAAACCTTTCTCAGCTCTCTAATAACCTGGACAATGCTCTTCAG GGAGCTAGACATCTAGCTGAACCACCCACATTGAGAGAAATATTCCACAGTGTACTCGAGGACTCTGAGATCAAacgagaagatgaagaaaagctacaaaatgaagaagaaggaaagaaagtaTTGAAGAGGAAGTTTGACCCAGATGACAGATCAgaagatcaagaaaatgattttcacAAGGGAAATGAGCAATGCCTTGAGAATAAAAGGCTGAAGAGAGCCAAAAAT CTGGCAGTTTCCATGGCAACAAAAGCAGCTGCACTTGCTAGGGAACTGAAGTCCATAAGATCCGATTTATGTTTTATGCAAGAGCGATGCGCTCTGCTTGAAGAGGAAAACAGGAGGATTCGAGATGGATTCTGTGAAGGGACTAGACCAGAAGAAGATGATCTG ATGAGGCTTCAAATGGAAGCACTACTTGCAGAAAAATCCAGATTAGCAAATGAAAATGCTAATCTTAAACGGGAAAATCAATGTCTTCACCAGCTTGTAGAGTACCACCAAATCACAACACAAGATCTCTCTGCATCCTATGAGCAAGTTATACGTGGAATGTGCTTGGACTTTTCTTCTCCATCATCCTCTATCATGGAAGACAATGAAGATGACTGTGAAATTGCAAAAACACCTCAGAagaatgtttttggatttgccACTTCAATCGATGAATCCTGTTACGAAGGTGGGGATGAGTAA
- the LOC7480697 gene encoding RAN GTPase-activating protein 1 — protein sequence MDSATQTLQHRISVKLWPPGQSTRLMLVERMTKNFITPSFISRKYGLLSKEEAEEDAKKIEEVAFAAANQHYEKQPDGDGSSAVQIYAKESSRLMLEVLKRGPRIQEDEEVAATADKGAATLANVFDISGGRRAFISGEEAEEVLKPLKVPGNLYTRICFSNRSFGLEAAHVTEPILLSIRDQLTEVDLSDFVAGRSESEALEVMNIFSSALEGCNLRYLNLSNNALGEKGVRAFEKLLKTQNNLEELYLINDGISEEAARAVCELIPSTEKLKVLHFHNNMTGDEGAVAIAEMVKRSTALEDFRCSSTRVGLEGGVALAEALGSCNHLRKLDLRDNMFGVEAGIALSRSLFAFADLTEAYLSYLNLEDEGAEALANALKECAPSLEVLDMAGNDITAKGASSLAACIAAKQFLTKLNLSENELKDEGAILIAKAIEVGHGQLNEVDLSINAIRRAGARLLAQAVVDKPGFKSLNINGNYISDEGIDEVKDIFKGLPNVLENLDENDPDGEDLDEDAKEEDEDTDNEDELESKLKGLEIKHEE from the coding sequence TGTAGAGCGGATGACAAAGAATTTCATTACCCCATCCTTTATCTCCAGAAAGTATGGGTTGTTGAGCAAAGAGGAGGCTGAGGAGGATGccaagaaaattgaagaggTGGCTTTTGCAGCTGCAAACCAGCACTATGAGAAACAGCCGGATGGTGATGGAAGTTCTGCTGTGCAGATATATGCTAAAGAGTCTAGTAGGCTTATGTTGGAGGTTCTCAAAAGGGGCCCCAGAATACAGGAGGATGAAGAGGTGGCAGCGACAGCCGATAAAGGTGCGGCTACTCTTGCGAACGTGTTTGATATATCTGGTGGCCGGCGGGCATTTATTAGTGGAGAGGAGGCTGAGGAAGTTTTAAAACCCCTCAAGGTGCCAGGAAACTTGTATACTAGGATATGTTTCAGCAATAGAAGCTTTGGCTTGGAGGCAGCCCATGTCACAGAACCAATCTTGTTGTCCATAAGGGATCAATTGACAGAAGTGGACCTTTCGGACTTTGTTGCAGGAAGATCGGAATCAGAAGCTCTTGAAGTGATGAATATATTTTCTTCAGCCCTAGAAGGCTGTAATCTGAGGTATCTGAACCTTTCAAACAATGCCTTAGGTGAAAAGGGTGTCAGGGCTTTTGAGAAACTTCTCAAGACCCAGAATAATTTGGAGGAGCTTTATTTGATAAATGATGGTATCTCGGAAGAAGCTGCACGTGCAGTTTGTGAGCTGATTCCTTCAACCGAGAAGCTCAAGGTCCTTCATTTTCACAATAACATGACTGGAGATGAAGGTGCAGTTGCTATTGCTGAGATGGTGAAACGTTCCACTGCGCTGGAGGATTTTCGATGTTCTTCAACAAGGGTGGGCTTGGAAGGTGGTGTTGCCCTAGCTGAAGCTCTTGGATCATGTAACCATTTAAGGAAGCTTGATCTACGTGATAATATGTTTGGTGTGGAAGCTGGTATTGCTCTGAGCAGGTCTTTATTTGCATTTGCAGACCTTACTGAAGCTTACCTCAGTTATCTTAATTTGGAGGACGAGGGGGCAGAAGCACTTGCTAATGCTTTAAAGGAATGTGCACCTTCATTGGAAGTTCTGGATATGGCTGGGAATGACATTACAGCCAAAGGTGCTTCTTCTTTGGCTGCCTGCATTGCGGCAAAACAATTTCTCACTAAATTAAATCTTTCTGAGAATGAACTGAAGGATGAAGGTGCTATTTTGATTGCCAAGGCAATTGAAGTGGGCCATGGCCAGCTAAATGAAGTTGATTTGAGCATTAATGCAATTAGACGAGCTGGGGCAAGGCTCCTGGCACAGGCTGTTGTGGATAAGCCTGGATTTAAATCGTTAAATATCAATGGTAATTACATATCTGATGAAGGGATTGATGAGGTGAAGGATATATTTAAGGGTTTGCCTAATGTGCTTGAAAATTTGGATGAGAATGATCCAGATGGAGAAGATCTTGATGAAGATGCAAAAGAGGAGGATGAGGATACTGACAATGAAGATGAATTGGAATCAAAACTCAAGGGACTAGAAATTAAGCATGAAGAGTAG
- the LOC7480698 gene encoding uncharacterized protein LOC7480698 isoform X1, producing MAASVDSPSPAAHLNKESTSLMVSSPLFSPDSDKRFWSALRSRMGTLLENRQRHVSIGQDQLNLDPSFGTYVRAGESDRAKRMKEDSLLLLRGFDSISQNLSQLSNNLDNALQGARHLAEPPTLREIFHSVLEDSEIKREDEEKLQNEEEGKKVLKRKFDPDDRSEDQENDFHKGNEQCLENKRLKRAKNLAVSMATKAAALARELKSIRSDLCFMQERCALLEEENRRIRDGFCEGTRPEEDDLMRLQMEALLAEKSRLANENANLKRENQCLHQLVEYHQITTQDLSASYEQVIRGMCLDFSSPSSSIMEDNEDDCEIAKTPQKNVFGFATSIDESCYEGGDE from the exons ATGGCTGCTTCAGTGGATTCCCCATCCCCAGCTGCCCACCTCAACAAG gaGTCTACTAGCTTGATGGTTTCTTCACCTCTGTTTAGCCCGGATTCAGACAAGCGTTTTTGGAGCGCTCTGCGTAGCCGGATGGGCACGCTTCTTGAGAATCGGCAACGCCATGTCTCAATTGGTCAAGATCAGCTCAATCTTGATCCTTCTTTTGGCACATATGTG agAGCAGGTGAATCAGATCGAGCTAAGAGAATGAAGGAAGATTCGTTGCTTCTCCTAAGAGGGTTCGACTCCATTTCTCAAAACCTTTCTCAGCTCTCTAATAACCTGGACAATGCTCTTCAG GGAGCTAGACATCTAGCTGAACCACCCACATTGAGAGAAATATTCCACAGTGTACTCGAGGACTCTGAGATCAAacgagaagatgaagaaaagctacaaaatgaagaagaaggaaagaaagtaTTGAAGAGGAAGTTTGACCCAGATGACAGATCAgaagatcaagaaaatgattttcacAAGGGAAATGAGCAATGCCTTGAGAATAAAAGGCTGAAGAGAGCCAAAAAT CTGGCAGTTTCCATGGCAACAAAAGCAGCTGCACTTGCTAGGGAACTGAAGTCCATAAGATCCGATTTATGTTTTATGCAAGAGCGATGCGCTCTGCTTGAAGAGGAAAACAGGAGGATTCGAGATGGATTCTGTGAAGGGACTAGACCAGAAGAAGATGATCTG ATGAGGCTTCAAATGGAAGCACTACTTGCAGAAAAATCCAGATTAGCAAATGAAAATGCTAATCTTAAACGGGAAAATCAATGTCTTCACCAGCTTGTAGAGTACCACCAAATCACAACACAAGATCTCTCTGCATCCTATGAGCAAGTTATACGTGGAATGTGCTTGGACTTTTCTTCTCCATCATCCTCTATCATGGAAGACAATGAAGATGACTGTGAAATTGCAAAAACACCTCAGAagaatgtttttggatttgccACTTCAATCGATGAATCCTGTTACGAAGGTGGGGATGAGTAA
- the LOC7480044 gene encoding uncharacterized protein LOC7480044, with amino-acid sequence MGRKPNALVKLKERVNVAESTVPTVTEVHLEHNNSNSFLQPESSKQPANSSLEGVELNLQMQADFAKSSSKKKARQTPAKVRRSERLQTSAVDTQNQDIERVIEEITLSGSDEEEDPVDAELPEPTLTGKNLEGKVDYILKMLEVQRKTTDVKFKATKNSFSGNCSGGGDITYKSLYIDSEKKVEALMEENYQLTLKLQNALGKIEAYEKGNPMVCEMLEKFNEILLSQLSSEAIDGNFTAPETGTAAKRKRLDKQTRGNGHSDNLM; translated from the exons ATGGGAAGGAAACCCAATGCTCTTGTCAAGCTCAAAGAAAGGGTTAATGTC GCTGAGAGTACAGTTCCTACTGTTACAGAGGTGCACTTGGAGCACAATAATAGCAATTCCTTCTTGCAGCCTGAAAGCTCGAAACAGCCTGCAAATTCTTCCTTGGAGGGAGTGGAACTGAACCTTCAAATGCAAGCAGACTTTGCTAAGTCATcttcaaaaaagaaagcaagGCAAACCCCTGCCAAGGTTAGGCGATCTGAGCGTCTTCAAACTTCAGCTGTGGATACTCAAAACCAAGATATTGAGCGTGTCATTGAAGAGATAACTCTCAGTGGAAGCGATGAAGAAGAGGACCCTGTGGATGCAGAATTGCCGGAGCCTACTTTGACGGGCAAAAACTTGGAAGGAAAAGTAGACTATATTCTGAAAATGCTAGAGGTGCAACGTAAGACCACAGATGTGAAGTTTAAG GCAACCAAGAACTCTTTTAGTGGGAACTGTAGCGGTGGGGGTGATATCACATATAAAAGCTTATATATTGATTCCGAAAAGAAG GTTGAAGCCTTAATGGAGGAAAATTATCAGCTTACTTTGAAGTTACAAAATGCTCTTGGCAAAATAGAAGCA TATGAGAAGGGGAACCCTATGGTTTGTGAGATGCTGGAGAAGTTCAATGAGATCTTGCTCTCACAACTATCATCTGAAGCAATTGATGGCAATTTTACTGCACCTGAAACTGGTACTGCTGCTAAGAGAAAGAGACTCGACAAGCAAACAAGAGGGAACGGACACTCTGACAATCTCATGTAG
- the LOC7480043 gene encoding chloroplast stem-loop binding protein of 41 kDa a, chloroplastic, with protein MATLAPPSSSSLTFSGPSLKLSHLSLLCSSRLSLSSLSQLSPLSSSLSISPSFAAQPICSRRLFTSSFTVKASAAEKKKVLIVNTNSGGHAVIGFYFAKELLGSGHEVTILTVGEESSDKMKKPPFSRFSEIVSAGGKTVWGNPAEVGKVVEGAAFDVVLDNNGKDLDAVRPVVDWAKSAGVKQFLFISSAGIYKATDEPPHVEGDVVKADAGHVGVEKYIAEIFSSWAIFRPQYMIGSGNNKDCEEWFFDRIVRKRPVPIPGSGMQLTNIAHARDLSSMLTLAVENPEAASGRIFNCVSDRAVTLDGMAKLCAQAAGLPVEIVHYDPKVVGIDAKKAFPFRNMHFYAEPRAAKEILGWQGTTNLPEDLKERFDDYVKIGRDKKPMQFEIDDKILESLKVPVAA; from the exons ATGGCTACTCTTGCTCCTCCATCATCCTCCTCTCTCACCTTCTCCGGTCCATCTTTGAAGCTTTCTCATCTTTCTCTCTTATGCTCATCACgcctttctctttcttctttgtcGCAATTATCCCcactctcttcttctctctcaatATCTCCTTCTTTTGCTGCACAACCCATATGTTCAAGACGCCTCTTTACCTCTTCTTTCACAGTCAAGGCTAGTGCTGCAGAGAAAAAGAAGGTCCTTATAGTTAATACGAACAGTGGTGGTCATGCAGTTATTGGGTTCTATTTTGCTAAAGAGCTTTTGGGTTCTGGCCATGAAGTCACTATCTTGACTGTTGGTGAAGAGAGCTCTGACAAAATGAAGAAGCCTCCGTTCAGTAGGTTCTCA GAAATTGTGAGTGCTGGAGGGAAGACAGTATGGGGAAACCCAGCGGAGGTAGGGAAGGTTGTGGAAGGAGCAGCATTTGATGTGGTGCTGGATAACAATGGCAAGGACCTGGATGCTGTGAG GCCTGTAGTAGACTGGGCCAAGAGTGCTGGTGTGAAGCAGTTCTTGTTCATCAGCAGTGCTGGAATCTACAAAGCAACCGATGAACCTCCTCATGTTGAAGGG GATGTTGTTAAAGCTGATGCTGGACATGTTGGGGTGGAGAAATACATAGCAGAGATTTTCAGTAGTTGGGCTATATTCCGTCCACAATACATGATTGGGTCTGGAAACAATAAAGATTGTGAGGAGTGGTTTTTTGATC GAATTGTCCGGAAAAGGCCAGTGCCAATCCCTGGCTCTGGGATGCAACTGACTAATATCGCCCATGCCAGGGACTTATCCTCCATGCTTACTCTAGCAGTAGAGAACCCAGAAGCTGCATCTGGCAGGATATTCAACTGTGTAAGCGACCGCGCTGTGACCCTGGATGGAATGGCCAAACTCTGCGCACAAGCTGCAGGTCTACCGGTAGAGATTGTGCATTACGATCCAAAAGTTGTTGGAATTGATGCAAAGAAAGCTTTTCCTTTCCGAAATATG CACTTCTATGCGGAACCACGAGCTGCCAAGGAAATATTGGGATGGCAGGGTACCACAAACCTTCCTGAAGACTTGAAAGAGCGATTTGATGATTATGTAAAGATTGGCCGAGACAAGAAGCCAATGCAATTCGAGATTGATGATAAAATACTAGAGTCACTCAAAGTTCCAGTAGCCGCGTGA